The Festucalex cinctus isolate MCC-2025b chromosome 10, RoL_Fcin_1.0, whole genome shotgun sequence region aaaaaacgtcctctcgcaatctttgcgagggaacgcaaacgtttttttccaatttttacttttatatttcttccatgtcaccttaggggctcagTAGGAAACACCGGTctaaattcaaaagaaaaaaaaaataaatcagcctcTCTTGCTACTAATAGTTTGTGGTAAAGAAATGTCAGACACAGTGAGGTAAGAATTGGGTTGCAAAAGGGCTGGAAATTTTCTGGTAAATTTCCATGGAAATTAAAGCAGGGAAATTTTGGAAATATTCCAAATTGGAAACTTTTCATGGGAATTTATGGTTGGAAAGTAATGTATTGAAAAGGCCATATTCaagtataaacatttttttccaattaccatggaaagtttccaacttaaaaaaataaaataaaaaattgcaactcTAGGCAAGCACCCTGCTcttaatccatccatcatcaagcGGGTCTCCATCGTGGTCCACCGATGCCAGGCCTCGCCGTGGCACCGCGTGCCGTCCGCAGATGAGGCGGCGGCGTGTGAGTTCACCATTTGCCCGTCGGCATCAAAGCTCGTCTTTCTCCATCTGCCGGAAGGCTTCCAGGTCGTCCCGCCAGTCGGCCAGCAGCCGGTCCGCCGACCGTCCGGCGCCGTCGACCCGCTGCTCCTCTTCCTCGCCGCCGTCCGCTTTCGGCGCGTCGGCCTCCGCCGGCCCGACGTCCTCCGCCGGCCCGACGTCCTCGCCCCCGGTCGGAGAGGCGTCTCCATCTTTCCccgacgtcgtcgtcgtcgcctcCGACTCGGACGCCGTCGGCGAGGTGGCCTCGGTTTGACAGTCCTCCTCCGCCTCACGGACGTCGGCGCCTGAAAAGGAAGGCGAGCGGTGGGCGGGGacgcaaaaaataaaagacgtGAGACGCGCAAAAAATAGAGCGCTTTTCCACAAAGAGGCTGACAGCTCACAGCCTGCCTGTGGTGAGTCACAGGATGAAATCTCCCCCCCCCACCTCTCATGTTGCTGAGAGAGAAATAGCCACAATGGAGGAAAAGAAGCCAAAAAGTTGCGCGGGCAAATCTGGCAGGATTAATATTCCCCCTCAAGTGCGCGTTCTATAAATACAAGAGTACGCACTGAACTAGAAACGCAAGGTCGTGGATGAAAAGACGAGCTTCCGTTTATTTGGTGGAACGTAAACAAGTTGCTCAAGTAAACATCAGATTCAGACAGTAATCTAACAATATATCACGGTTCATCGTTCACACTCCACAGATTTATAAGATGACGATcatattacgttttttttttgtgtgtttcaggGGAGAAATATCATTTATATTTGGTACGTTCCTGTTGGAACGATGTCTAATAGGCGTGGGAACATCTccgtacctcacgatacgttatgcgatacaaggctcataaTAACGTTTAGCTCACGATGTGACgctaccgcgattatcgatatattggtcaggtcacAAATCCACCATAATCTCCGATgaaactactcaagacaaacTGATTTTTTAGCCAATGAGAAAATCGTTTCTTTTTCTACCAtcgctgaaacacaatattagaactggtgtcttcttcacagggagtactttagtgttttttttgtttgtttttaaaaaaaaacaaaaacaaaaaaaaaacaaatactaatgtcttcttaacagagacaactttctctgaacaaatttgtgtcaattgtcaaattgcaaaatgtgtttttaaaaggtaccaaTTGtgcgtgaaaaataaataaaatatccaatttattatagccaaaatattcacatttgacTGCCCCAAAacagctaaataagtaaagtatccctatCAGGTATATAAACCGGGATTCACTCACATGTAAAATTGAGACGATGTGagtgcagaaaagcagagaggAATACTTACTGCCCTCAAACAGACTTCCGGGAAGAGGTTTACCTTTGAATATGGCGGCTGTTTGTCCACAAAATGAGAGGGTCAGGCAAGGCGGGGGTTGGGTGGGGAAGAGAGGAGAAGAAGGCAAGTGAGCGAGCAGAGGGAAGGGAGAGTGTCGGCTCATATCCAGAAATGGAACGTCGAAGCCTCAGCTTTCATTCACCAAGCAAACAGGTTAGGCGTGATGAGGATGAGCGGCTTTGATGAGAAgacgcaaacaaacaaacaaacaaaaacaaaaggacacacatgcacgcacgcaccctCACCTCGGTCCCGGGCTTTGTCGCCGAGCAGAACCTCCACCTGGCGGTACTCCTTCAGCGCCTCCAGCAGGATGTTGCCCTCCTtgtggaagaggaagaggaggggcaGGGCGATGTCGTCCGTGCTGCGGCCGTCGCCGGCCATCTGGAAGAGCGGCGCCGTGTCGCTGCTGCTTCCCTCGTTGTCGTCTgacaagacaagaaaaaaaaatcatgaggcATTTTAACATTTGTCTTTTCGAGAGTATTTGTTTGAGAACCGATCGATCCTTTGTTATTCACCGAAAACGCCTGTTCTTGATGTTGTTTGTTGaaggtcttcatttatttttattctcaaacatttattttggtgGGTGAATAACTTTATGACTTGCATCTTTTGTGTAACGTGCAAAAAATTGTTTGCCCGTGCGTAATGTCACGTCGGTTTGTGCTAGCGTGCTATTTATCGTTAATGATCAGGGTTGGGGAGTAACTAATTACTTGTAACCACATTATGTAATTGTATTACAAAATTGATGTAATCTGTTATATCAGtgggagaaaataaataattaactcttttactgcaacacgttatccaaaaaacaacaccCACAGcaaaaagtaattagttacaTTTCCAAAGTAATTTTCCCAATGACTACTCAGGTCACATTTTAGGAATGTAATTttacagctaaaaaaaacaaaaaaaacaattatgagCATTTAGTATAATTTCCGTGAGATTATTTGATGTTTCATACTTTCTTGTCATGACAACAAGCGTGGCGGCGGTTGTTGTGGAAAATAATCATACGACGCAGGAAAAAACCCAATTAACGGCTCATCACACACGACTTATCTGACTGTCTGCCTTGGAGGTAATCCGTTTAACCGCCGGCTAATCTCATCAACGGGTTCATCTTCCTCGTGGCATCAGCAACGCTCACCGACGACGATGCCTCCGATGGCGCCGGCCTTCTGGATGTGCCGCGCCTTCTCGGCGAACATGCACTGGCCCCTCTGCAGCAGCGCGATGTGGCCTTGCACCTCCTCGCCGTTGGTGATCTCGCCGCAGCCCGTGTACGGTTCGGCCACCGTGACAAAGCCTCGAACCTGCGGACGTTTTGTCTGTTAAGAAATTATCGCAAACTCACTCAGAAATCTGTgttaaatagagagggtgaggagaggaatcttcagagagtgcaggagtgacttgtatcagtcagttcctccgatctctcctcgcgagccctgaactgagtgtcgtctctcctttttgtgtcatgtcattcactgccagtcattatagaaaatttttacatttccaatactcacgtgatatgacattcaataattatatataaaccgaatctaccaaataacagaatagactccctactttttgtcccgtcccgttcttttataattgacagcagaaaaatgtaggtttgccaaaatacagccatttctcccatggactctgaaactgtgtttatttcctataaaatggggcaatgatgtcatctaccggtggttgggcatcagtaaagttgtttccaagtttgatatttacagtggagcatgctcagattcgcccccatttagcaccgctctaaaaaatacaattgacaagtatacttgtcaaaggcagtgaatgagttaaatcaatgtcaaacaggtaaccctgacagatTATCAAACTGTTGAACTTCAAATTGTCCAACTCGAGGTCTATAACAGTGGCAACAGCTCACCCCCGTGGCGCTTTTGGACAAATCCGTGCCGAACTGCGCCGGGCCGGCCGTCAGCACGACGCGGCCGAAGAACGGGTGCGAGACGATCTGAATGGCTCGGGGGGGCAGCTGCTCCTTCTGCTGCTGGCTGGAAAGCTCCATCATCTCCTGCATGAAGCGCACGCCGTCCTCGGCGGCGATGGGGCTCACCGCCTACACGTCGAGTTGGCGATGTGAGAGAAAAAGGTGCCATAAAAGGTTTTATGACATATCATGACTTGAGCCTTAATTTAACAAAATGTCTCCCCCTTGTGTGTACtaaaaaaacatgacatcacCTCCACCACAGAATCATTCCCATCTGTCGTGAAGACTATTAGTTAATCATGACTCATACAAATACCCGGAACTGCACATGACGGCATTTCTTTGTTACCTGCGTGGCGTGCTGCACCAGCTGCACCCGGCCATCTTTCAGGTGGATGAGGCTGACGCCCATCCTCCTCAGCAGCTCCAGATGTTCCGGGTTGTTCGCCATGAAGTCCTGCGCTCGCAGAGGAGGGGCTCCCATGCCGGGTTCCCTGTAGGATGGAGGAATGAACAAGCAGGTTTGAATCAGGAAGCTGACTTCAAAATGCAGTACAGGAAACACGTGCTGATTCGAAAATGACCATTGACGGTTGCTTGCGTGCGTGCCTGCTACgacattgctgtttttttaaagtgaatagTATGTACTAGGTCTGAACAATTCATCAAATTCAGgagattaatttattgcttgtgtgtattaaaaatacatagGAAGAGGACCTTGAAACTGCAATCGCAATATTgaattgatggaaaaaaaaaaaatgtagattagattttgcaaaatcattcaactattcaatttttttttcaattttttggcATATCCAAAGCTTGCTCAcatctaattttattttgtttataaaaaaaaaaaaaaaaaaaaaaatcgatcaaGCGACAAGggcagggttaaaaaaaaaaaattcgaataATCTATAAATCGATTCTAATTTTCGGGTCATATCAAGTTATAAAACCATGAACCGATCATTTTAATATatcttttccccataaattcataagaaaatagaattttaaaggccaaagtttttttggaggggatttgaaatttattgttcacatcaatttaaaagtatttttcttacatttatgaaagagctgacttattgcactttaagacaattcagaataatTTAGATCCACAATTACTGAATtagaataatgaaaatattttcatgtcatccttgctgatgtcaatgtttgtggaaCTCATTCGCGATCATAACCCatgttaattttattaataaactaaattatttaaccagttactgcctccacaAAATGTAATGTTGGtgaagtttttatcatgtccttcatatttaaaaagagttgctgttccataattaatcaatatcagattgaAGTCAGtcgaatgggaaaaaaatcaatattgaattgaactgaactcttgtgaatcaaaatcgaaCCAATTGAGGGAATTGGAATCGATACCCGGCCCGACAAGCGATGGTTCATAACTGTAAAAACCCGGAAGTCATGTGACCACGGTATCAGGAAATAACAACCTGTAAGGAGCAGGCCGCGGGCAGCTCCTGTCCACGGCGCTCCGAATGGGTTCCCTCAGGTTCCGCGGGAAGGCCGGGTCGGGGAACAGGAGACGCGTGTTGGGGCAGGTCCAGTCAAAGTTGGAGTCGTCCAGCTCCTCCTGCTCGACTTGAGGAATCTTGACCACATGGCCTTGCGTTAGAAAGTGCCGTGTTTGAAAGTGGTTTGCTCATGGGGACAATTACCGTTTGATTGGGGGGAACGGATGAGACGTGCGGCGTCGTGGAGAGAGACAGAGGCAACAGATGTGCTTCGGTCGTGAAGATGTAGTCCTCCACGTCGAAGCGTAGGTCCTCCGGATCAGCGAAAAGCAGGAACAGGTACTTGAACATCTCGGCGAGGAAGAACGAGTCCATTCTATGGGGAGAAAAATGCCATTTCGATGTTTAATATGCGATCATGAGCTTGCACGTCATTGGCAGGCTCGATAGCGGCACAGTTTGGAAT contains the following coding sequences:
- the edem3 gene encoding ER degradation-enhancing alpha-mannosidase-like protein 3 isoform X2, which produces MPSALFVLMLLAALCSLGCAMSRDEKLKLRNQVVEMFDHAYQNYMDHAYPADELMPLTCRGRVRGLEPSRGDVDDALGKFSLTLIDTLDTLVLLNKTAEFEAAVRRVLSDVRLDNDIVVSVFETNIRVLGGLLGGHSMAVMLKEEGQHMRWYQDELLHMAKDLGLRLLPAFNTSSGLPYPRVNLKYGVRGPESRTGTETDTCTACAGTIILEFAALSRFTGDPVFEAHARRALDFLWEKRQRNSNLVGTTINIHSGEWVRRDSGVGAGIDSYYEYLLKAYVLLGDEQFLQRFNIHYASIMKYISQPPLLLDVHIHKPLLPARTWMDSLLAFFPGLQVLKGDIRPAIETHEMLYQVTKKHNFLPEAFTTDFRVHWAQHPLRPEFAESTYFLYKATGDPYYLEAGRTIMDNLNRFARVPCGFAAMKDVRTGSHEDRMDSFFLAEMFKYLFLLFADPEDLRFDVEDYIFTTEAHLLPLSLSTTPHVSSVPPNQTIPQVEQEELDDSNFDWTCPNTRLLFPDPAFPRNLREPIRSAVDRSCPRPAPYREPGMGAPPLRAQDFMANNPEHLELLRRMGVSLIHLKDGRVQLVQHATQAVSPIAAEDGVRFMQEMMELSSQQQKEQLPPRAIQIVSHPFFGRVVLTAGPAQFGTDLSKSATGVRGFVTVAEPYTGCGEITNGEEVQGHIALLQRGQCMFAEKARHIQKAGAIGGIVVDDNEGSSSDTAPLFQMAGDGRSTDDIALPLLFLFHKEGNILLEALKEYRQVEVLLGDKARDRAAIFKGKPLPGSLFEGSADVREAEEDCQTEATSPTASESEATTTTSGKDGDASPTGGEDVGPAEDVGPAEADAPKADGGEEEEQRVDGAGRSADRLLADWRDDLEAFRQMEKDEL
- the edem3 gene encoding ER degradation-enhancing alpha-mannosidase-like protein 3 isoform X1: MPSALFVLMLLAALCSLGCAMSRDEKLKLRNQVVEMFDHAYQNYMDHAYPADELMPLTCRGRVRGLEPSRGDVDDALGKFSLTLIDTLDTLVLLNKTAEFEAAVRRVLSDVRLDNDIVVSVFETNIRVLGGLLGGHSMAVMLKEEGQHMRWYQDELLHMAKDLGLRLLPAFNTSSGLPYPRVNLKYGVRGPESRTGTETDTCTACAGTIILEFAALSRFTGDPVFEAHARRALDFLWEKRQRNSNLVGTTINIHSGEWVRRDSGVGAGIDSYYEYLLKAYVLLGDEQFLQRFNIHYASIMKYISQPPLLLDVHIHKPLLPARTWMDSLLAFFPGLQVLKGDIRPAIETHEMLYQVTKKHNFLPEAFTTDFRVHWAQHPLRPEFAESTYFLYKATGDPYYLEAGRTIMDNLNRFARVPCGFAAMKDVRTGSHEDRMDSFFLAEMFKYLFLLFADPEDLRFDVEDYIFTTEAHLLPLSLSTTPHVSSVPPNQTIPQVEQEELDDSNFDWTCPNTRLLFPDPAFPRNLREPIRSAVDRSCPRPAPYREPGMGAPPLRAQDFMANNPEHLELLRRMGVSLIHLKDGRVQLVQHATQAVSPIAAEDGVRFMQEMMELSSQQQKEQLPPRAIQIVSHPFFGRVVLTAGPAQFGTDLSKSATGVRGFVTVAEPYTGCGEITNGEEVQGHIALLQRGQCMFAEKARHIQKAGAIGGIVVDDNEGSSSDTAPLFQMAGDGRSTDDIALPLLFLFHKEGNILLEALKEYRQVEVLLGDKARDRGEAAIFKGKPLPGSLFEGSADVREAEEDCQTEATSPTASESEATTTTSGKDGDASPTGGEDVGPAEDVGPAEADAPKADGGEEEEQRVDGAGRSADRLLADWRDDLEAFRQMEKDEL
- the edem3 gene encoding ER degradation-enhancing alpha-mannosidase-like protein 3 isoform X4 produces the protein MPSALFVLMLLAALCSLGCAMSRDEKLKLRNQVVEMFDHAYQNYMDHAYPADELMPLTCRGRVRGLEPSRGDVDDALGKFSLTLIDTLDTLVLLNKTAEFEAAVRRVLSDVRLDNDIVVSVFETNIRVLGGLLGGHSMAVMLKEEGQHMRWYQDELLHMAKDLGLRLLPAFNTSSGLPYPRVNLKYGVRGPESRTGTETDTCTACAGTIILEFAALSRFTGDPVFEAHARRALDFLWEKRQRNSNLVGTTINIHSGEWVRRDSGVGAGIDSYYEYLLKAYVLLGDEQFLQRFNIHYASIMKYISQPPLLLDVHIHKPLLPARTWMDSLLAFFPGLQVLKGDIRPAIETHEMLYQVTKKHNFLPEAFTTDFRVHWAQHPLRPEFAESTYFLYKATGDPYYLEAGRTIMDNLNRFARVPCGFAAMKDVRTGSHEDRMDSFFLAEMFKYLFLLFADPEDLRFDVEDYIFTTEAHLLPLSLSTTPHVSSVPPNQTIPQVEQEELDDSNFDWTCPNTRLLFPDPAFPRNLREPIRSAVDRSCPRPAPYREPGMGAPPLRAQDFMANNPEHLELLRRMGVSLIHLKDGRVQLVQHATQAVSPIAAEDGVRFMQEMMELSSQQQKEQLPPRAIQIVSHPFFGRVVLTAGPAQFGTDLSKSATGVRGFVTVAEPYTGCGEITNGEEVQGHIALLQRGQCMFAEKARHIQKAGAIGGIVVDDNEGSSSDTAPLFQMAGDGRSTDDIALPLLFLFHKEGNILLEALKEYRQVEVLLGDKARDRAAIFKGADVREAEEDCQTEATSPTASESEATTTTSGKDGDASPTGGEDVGPAEDVGPAEADAPKADGGEEEEQRVDGAGRSADRLLADWRDDLEAFRQMEKDEL
- the edem3 gene encoding ER degradation-enhancing alpha-mannosidase-like protein 3 isoform X5, whose amino-acid sequence is MPSALFVLMLLAALCSLGCAMSRDEKLKLRNQVVEMFDHAYQNYMDHAYPADELMPLTCRGRVRGLEPSRGDVDDALGKFSLTLIDTLDTLVLLNKTAEFEAAVRRVLSDVRLDNDIVVSVFETNIRVLGGLLGGHSMAVMLKEEGQHMRWYQDELLHMAKDLGLRLLPAFNTSSGLPYPRVNLKYGVRGPESRTGTETDTCTACAGTIILEFAALSRFTGDPVFEAHARRALDFLWEKRQRNSNLVGTTINIHSGEWVRRDSGVGAGIDSYYEYLLKAYVLLGDEQFLQRFNIHYASIMKYISQPPLLLDVHIHKPLLPARTWMDSLLAFFPGLQVLKGDIRPAIETHEMLYQVTKKHNFLPEAFTTDFRVHWAQHPLRPEFAESTYFLYKATGDPYYLEAGRTIMDNLNRFARVPCGFAAMKDVRTGSHEDRMDSFFLAEMFKYLFLLFADPEDLRFDVEDYIFTTEAHLLPLSLSTTPHVSSVPPNQTIPQVEQEELDDSNFDWTCPNTRLLFPDPAFPRNLREPIRSAVDRSCPRPAPYREPGMGAPPLRAQDFMANNPEHLELLRRMGVSLIHLKDGRVQLVQHATQAVSPIAAEDGVRFMQEMMELSSQQQKEQLPPRAIQIVSHPFFGRVVLTAGPAQFGTDLSKSATGVRGFVTVAEPYTGCGEITNGEEVQGHIALLQRGQCMFAEKARHIQKAGAIGGIVVDDNEGSSSDTAPLFQMAGDGRSTDDIALPLLFLFHKEGNILLEALKEYRQVEVLLGDKARDRGEGADVREAEEDCQTEATSPTASESEATTTTSGKDGDASPTGGEDVGPAEDVGPAEADAPKADGGEEEEQRVDGAGRSADRLLADWRDDLEAFRQMEKDEL
- the edem3 gene encoding ER degradation-enhancing alpha-mannosidase-like protein 3 isoform X6 translates to MPSALFVLMLLAALCSLGCAMSRDEKLKLRNQVVEMFDHAYQNYMDHAYPADELMPLTCRGRVRGLEPSRGDVDDALGKFSLTLIDTLDTLVLLNKTAEFEAAVRRVLSDVRLDNDIVVSVFETNIRVLGGLLGGHSMAVMLKEEGQHMRWYQDELLHMAKDLGLRLLPAFNTSSGLPYPRVNLKYGVRGPESRTGTETDTCTACAGTIILEFAALSRFTGDPVFEAHARRALDFLWEKRQRNSNLVGTTINIHSGEWVRRDSGVGAGIDSYYEYLLKAYVLLGDEQFLQRFNIHYASIMKYISQPPLLLDVHIHKPLLPARTWMDSLLAFFPGLQVLKGDIRPAIETHEMLYQVTKKHNFLPEAFTTDFRVHWAQHPLRPEFAESTYFLYKATGDPYYLEAGRTIMDNLNRFARVPCGFAAMKDVRTGSHEDRMDSFFLAEMFKYLFLLFADPEDLRFDVEDYIFTTEAHLLPLSLSTTPHVSSVPPNQTIPQVEQEELDDSNFDWTCPNTRLLFPDPAFPRNLREPIRSAVDRSCPRPAPYREPGMGAPPLRAQDFMANNPEHLELLRRMGVSLIHLKDGRVQLVQHATQAVSPIAAEDGVRFMQEMMELSSQQQKEQLPPRAIQIVSHPFFGRVVLTAGPAQFGTDLSKSATGVRGFVTVAEPYTGCGEITNGEEVQGHIALLQRGQCMFAEKARHIQKAGAIGGIVVDDNEGSSSDTAPLFQMAGDGRSTDDIALPLLFLFHKEGNILLEALKEYRQVEVLLGDKARDRGADVREAEEDCQTEATSPTASESEATTTTSGKDGDASPTGGEDVGPAEDVGPAEADAPKADGGEEEEQRVDGAGRSADRLLADWRDDLEAFRQMEKDEL
- the edem3 gene encoding ER degradation-enhancing alpha-mannosidase-like protein 3 isoform X3 gives rise to the protein MPSALFVLMLLAALCSLGCAMSRDEKLKLRNQVVEMFDHAYQNYMDHAYPADELMPLTCRGRVRGLEPSRGDVDDALGKFSLTLIDTLDTLVLLNKTAEFEAAVRRVLSDVRLDNDIVVSVFETNIRVLGGLLGGHSMAVMLKEEGQHMRWYQDELLHMAKDLGLRLLPAFNTSSGLPYPRVNLKYGVRGPESRTGTETDTCTACAGTIILEFAALSRFTGDPVFEAHARRALDFLWEKRQRNSNLVGTTINIHSGEWVRRDSGVGAGIDSYYEYLLKAYVLLGDEQFLQRFNIHYASIMKYISQPPLLLDVHIHKPLLPARTWMDSLLAFFPGLQVLKGDIRPAIETHEMLYQVTKKHNFLPEAFTTDFRVHWAQHPLRPEFAESTYFLYKATGDPYYLEAGRTIMDNLNRFARVPCGFAAMKDVRTGSHEDRMDSFFLAEMFKYLFLLFADPEDLRFDVEDYIFTTEAHLLPLSLSTTPHVSSVPPNQTIPQVEQEELDDSNFDWTCPNTRLLFPDPAFPRNLREPIRSAVDRSCPRPAPYREPGMGAPPLRAQDFMANNPEHLELLRRMGVSLIHLKDGRVQLVQHATQAVSPIAAEDGVRFMQEMMELSSQQQKEQLPPRAIQIVSHPFFGRVVLTAGPAQFGTDLSKSATGVRGFVTVAEPYTGCGEITNGEEVQGHIALLQRGQCMFAEKARHIQKAGAIGGIVVDDNEGSSSDTAPLFQMAGDGRSTDDIALPLLFLFHKEGNILLEALKEYRQVEVLLGDKARDRGEAAIFKGADVREAEEDCQTEATSPTASESEATTTTSGKDGDASPTGGEDVGPAEDVGPAEADAPKADGGEEEEQRVDGAGRSADRLLADWRDDLEAFRQMEKDEL